AAATATGGAATGTGAGAACCTCTATGGGTCAAACAACCCATTTTCTTCAGCaaagaaattttaaaggaaaaagaggTATAAGAGAGCAGCCAAATACAATGTGTGGATCATGCTTCAATTCTGAGCTAAATAAACCAACTActggataaaaacaaacaaaaaaatattagtGAGACAATAGGAGAAATTTGAAAACTGGTTATTTTTGCTATTAAGAAATTATAGTTAATTTTTTTAGGTttgatactgttttttttttttttataataatttttattaagcttcaagtgaacgtttacaaatccaatcagtctgtcacatataagtttacatacatctcactctctactcccacttactctccccgtcttgagtcagccctttcagtctctcctttcttgacaattttgccggcttccctctctctctatcctcccacccccctccagacaagagttgccaacacagtctcaagtgtacacctgatataattagctcactcttcatcagcgtctctctccaacccgctgaccagtccctttcatgtctgatgagttgtcttcagggatggttcctgtcctgtgtcaacagaaggtctggagagcatgaccgccgggattcctccagtctcagtcagaccattaagtttggtctttttatgagaatttggggtctgcatcccactgctctcctgctccctcaggggtcctctgctgagctccctgtcagggcagtcatcgattgtggccgggcaccaactagttcttctggtctcaggatgatgtaggtctctggttcatgtggccctttctgtctcttgggctcttagttgtcatgtgggcttggtgttcttcattttcctttgctccaggtgggttgagaccaattgctgcatcttagatggctgcttgttagcatttaagaccccagacgccacatttcaaagtgggatgcagaatgatttcatagtagaattattttgccaattgacttagaagtccctgcaaaccatgttccccagacccccgcgcttgctccgctgagctttgaagcattcattttatcccggaaacttctttgcttttggtccaatccaattgagctgaccttccatgtattgagtgttgtctttcccttcacctaaagcagttcttatctactgatcaataaaaaaccctctcccaccctccctccctccccccctcgtaaccacaaaagtatgtgttctcaggtttactatttctcaagatcttataatagtggtcttatacaatatttgtccttttgcctctgactcatttcgctcagcataatgccttccaggtttctccatgttgtgaaatgtttcagagattcgtcactgttctttatcgatgcgtagtattccattgtgtgaatataccacaatttatttacccattcatccgttgatggacaccttggttgcttccaactttttgctattgtaaacagagctgcaataaacatgggtgtgcatatatctgtttgtatgaaggctcttgtatctctagggtatattccgaggagtgggatttctgggttgtatggtagttctatttctaactgtttaagataacaccagatagatttccaaagtgtattttacattcccaccagcagtgtatgagagttccaatctctccgcagcctttgATACTGTTTTTAAGAAGAGTTTTTTAGGGGGGTGTGTGTTGTGTGTTTCTAAGTGTCCTTACTTTTTAGAGATAAACACTGAAATACTCTATGGATGAAATGATTTCTGAGATTTTTTGAAATAATCCAGAAAGAAAGTGTATGGggcataaaagaaacaaaatgaccTGTGATTGGTCATTGTTTAATCTGGGTGGTGGGTCCACAGGGGCTCACTATACACGTAGTCCTCGACTTACAACGGGGTTCCATTCTGATGATTCCGTGGTAAATCAGTTCTGGCTTAAGTCAAATacctaattttgtttttaagttttcgttattattgccttttattatcagtacattcataaatccaatctttgtcttaGGAAGTtataaacattacatataaacttgaagagatattttaatacatacatacataaaaaatacacaaatcataaaaaatttaccctaacaatgaagaagagctggacaacattggcattttgtcagttgcagtaataactccgCTTGTGGATGGTTctagatcatctggattatccctgggaatgggaatggtgtttctagtcagaaaattaatgagagtttctgtgtgttccctttctttttttccttcctaagtTTCATggcaacatctcactgcttcctgaatctgcctattgactttagcaaagcagAGTGTTTGGGTCAGTGTTTTCAGGCAACTGAAGTCCTTGATTTAGTTTAGAGAAAACTCCAGCCattcctttcactgtaaaaaaatattttagcaaCTTCTCTcatcctcttcctcattatttctttcttgttcAGCATTTCTTTACATTTCAAAATCCCTTcagtcctgatctgtcaattacccttcttcatgatctatgagctgttccacacTGGTGATACCAACTTCTAAATTCAGCATTGTtgccatatggatgatttttctacTGATCTCTTCCATCCTGTTATCCTGATCAAATCCTTGGAgcgtgttcacataactcagcaattttttccatatcccctgcatgcattttccagtagctttctcccaagaagatgcaatgttccagatacactgaCGGTCCTAAGTTCGGGACCGGTTCATCATAACTTGAGTGTGTCATAAATCGGGACTACCTGTACTGTTTTCTCcacttttgtatatgtttgaaattttctgtaataaaaaaagttttaaaatatatgtatacagaggaggaaaaaagagTGCCCTTTGCAACAAAGTGCACCCCAACTAGCAGAAAAAAATGTTAGAGGTGAGATGGCTCAATCTTTCAAAGAATATAAACAGAATATACAAAATAAGCATTTAAAACATAAAGGGATGATGAAAGAAGGAGATGAAGTAGAACtttttgaaaatagaaaataagaacaagaaaTAAATAGCTTATACACTAgagggaaaggttttttttttaaaaaaaaaaaaaagaaccccttTTCATTTAATGCTTTTCCCGGGAACTCTTACTTTCTATTACTAATATGGCAGTTCCTTTTTTGGTCATAGTTTCATTTGCTTATCTTATTACATTTCACTTTTTTGGGTCAATTTGTATTATGTAACCAGCAgcttatgatttttgttttttgactcGGTCTCTGTGTTAGAGGAGAAAATTATGTTCATTTGCATAAAAAAGTTTTCAtattataaagtaaaaaaatcatctataaagAAGCCTAAAAAATAATATAGGAAAAAGAACATCAGTACAGATATATAGTAAAAGGTTAATTATGTTGTTGTgggtatattttattttatttttgcttatctgTATTTTTTCCTAAATTAACATGTATTATAGTTGTCACCTTGtcattaaggtgcacctgacccaagccatggcgttttcagttgcctcatatgtatgcgaaagctggacgatgaataaggaagactgaagaattgatgcctttgaattgtggtattggcaaaaaatatttaatatgccatggactgccaggaaaccctggtgatgtagtggttaagagctgcgcctgctaaccaaaaggccagcagttcgaatccaccaggcactccttggaaactctatggagcagttctactctgtctatgagtcagaattgactcaatggcaatgggtttaatgggtatggactgccaaaagaacaaacaaatctgtcttgggagaagtacagccaaaatgctccttagaagcaaagatgacaagagtttgtctcacatactttggacatgttatcaggagggatcagtccctggagaaggatgtcatgcttggtaaagtagagggtcagcgaaaaaggggaagactcttaacaagatgggttgacacagtggccacagtaaTGGcttcaagcatgacaacaattgtgaggttggcacaggaccaggcactgtttcgatctgtggtacacagggtcgctgtaagttggaaccaactcaatagcatctaacaacaacatagttgtcacaaaaaataaagttttttcaagtaaaaattaataaaatgaacTTTCTAATCAgctgaaaaaaagaggaagaggaaaaggaaaaaaatatgttgaGATCATTTGTCCAGTTCTTACGAGATTTTATTAACATATGACATCCAGCCTGATCtgagaaatttgaaaaaaattttgtaAGCTCAGTTCTGACCCAGAAAGAGAGATTCTTGATGCAGGCTTATCCAGGGGCTTTGTTTCCTTTGATATTACACAAAAGCCATAACTAGGATCATCAGGGCCCCTGGTGAAACATCAAATATATTCATTTGTTTGAGTTTTATATACTAAGTACAAGAAATAGCATTACCTTTATACGCAGGAGGAAGTGTGCTAGCTAACTGATTGGGATTAAGAAGTCCAAGGGAAAGCCATTATGCAGAAATGACTTTCAACCCTATCAAGtgttggcatctttttttttttttttagcaatgaatGACGGGAGAGGGAGCAGGATTAAAAGTGTTTTGCCTCTTTCAAGTTCACTTCAAAATCTCTAATAATATTAGACCTCCAAGTGATTACAGATACCATTTCTTCTGGGTAATGGTGATTGATTttaatggtgttggtgatgaaaaATGGATGCCTGTGATAATAGTACATTTTGTTGttgattgctgttgagtctattccgaggGGTAATTCCTAGCTTTTGTGCTAGGAAGGCTCTCTCCTCCAGCCTTCAGTTAGGCAGTGGAGTGATTCGGGTTGAGTTTGGAATAAAGAGACAGAACCACTGAGGCAAATAATTTCTCTTAGCCCAAGCATGGGCTTCCACACACTCAGTCTGGGCTGGGAAGGCCCTAAACAGGcctcacagcagaactgcccaatagggtttccaagaagtagctggtggattggaactgctgaccgtttggttagcagccaaacttttaaccactgccacGAGGGCTACTGCAAGATTCTCAGCACACAGTAACCAGCTAGGTGCTGGCCATCTTCTGGGCTGAGAGGTGCCCTGAAACAGCCTCAAACCGGAGTGTCAGGCACCACGTGAAGTCGTGTTCTCCAAACATCACTGAAGAGCTTGATTCTTCCTGTACTTTTTCACTCTCTCCACTTGACTCCCCTCCGCAAGCCTCTGCCTTTCCTCTGTCCTCCCCAAACCTACACCCTGCCCTACCCACTGCTCTACTTTCCCAAGAAGAGTAAACcttgccttttcttttctccccagctCAGCATAGCTTCACCCTTTCTTTCCTCCCCTTTTCCCACCTGGCCAAAGTTAACTTCTCCCCTTAAGCTCTggatccctcccccacctcctgaGGAACTtatcttccctctttccttctctccaccaACAAATGTGCTCAAGTTCCTACTTGTCTTAAACCTCTCCTCTCAACTCTGCCTCCCAGGCATACGACACactgctttttctttctcctctctatCAAACTACTGTCTCCCATGGCTTTTAACCTGCTTTCCTTCTCATGATGAATCCTCCTTCCTCCTCATCCTGGGTGGTCTACCTCCCAGAATTCTCCCCCAAAATTGTGTCTGCCTACACTAACTGTATTTTTGGATATTTTCCCCTTAACTGCACAGTGCCTCATCTCCATGCTCCCAGATTGCAGAAACAGTTTAGGCAGCAGTGACTTTGATGAATACATGGATAACCTTCTGGAGAGCTTCCCGGTCTGAGATGTGGATTCTTGTTGAACAAATCTTGTCTGTCTGCTCCTACAGCTGACCACACAAGGGCTAGCCAGGCTTGCCTCCTCAGCTCAGGCTCCTCTGAGCAAGATCTGTCAGACCCCCACAGCAGCTACCCAGTGACCAGGCTGGGGAGGGAGCGTGTGCCAGAATGTAAGGATGTAAGGGCTGGCTTCCAGCAGATCCACAGCCAAGATAGATGCACAGAAGACCCAACCAGTACTCTAGCCTATTGCATTTTTAGTATTCTTAACAGCCCTGTTGTATTCCAGGTTCTCCAAGCCAGCACCCATGTTCCTGGATGACTCCTTCCGCAAGTGGGCTAGGATCCGGGAATTTGTGCCACCTTTTGGTATCAAAGGTCAAGGTATGTTGGGGATGCTGTCCCACTCTATATTAACATCTCATTCCCCAAATTATCTCCCTATACTTTGGGACAAGGCTGTACCCATCCCCAACTCCCCACTCTCAACAGTGCCTTtaccttctctccctctttcccttccttccttttgtatttctttaacaGAATTGTTGATCAGATCCCACTGTTTTGCCAGAGGCTAGGTATATACAACAGTGAGGTAGACAGATATGGTCCCTCTCCTCAAAAAACTCCAGTTTAGTGGAGGATACTCAGGACAACAAGGAGAACTCTGATGAGAGAAGTACAGGTGCTCTGAGACCCCAGGAAAGGTGTACCAGAGACATtaggactagaacactgggcctGAGGGGGAAAGTTCCCAAGAAACAGCCACAGGAATGCCGTGAAACTCCTCCATCATCCCTCCTGCTGCTTATCATCTTAATCTAATTGCTCTTCCAGTCTTTTCTCATCCTATCCAAGGCTCATCTTTCCACCTGTGCTCTCAAAAATTGTCCGCTTCCATTGCCTTAAGGACCTCACCCATAGAGTTCTCTCCTAACTCAAGACTTTCCGATAGCTAACAATTTAACAGTTCCATCTTCTTGTCAAGTTTCTGCACTGTTTTGTGGCATGGTGGAAAAGAGTTTGGGCTTTAGGGTCAGACATAGAGGGATCAGATTCCTGTACTGCCTTTTTActgtctgtgaccttggacaagttacttagcctctctgtgctttagtttcttcatcagtTAGCTGGAAGGAATAATACCATCGTATAAGGTTGTGATCACAATTAGTAACTGTTAAAAGGGTGATGTTATTTGGCCAGAGGACTCAAGAATCCCTGAAACTTCTACTCTGCTGGCCTACCCctccataaaaagaaaacaatggatAGCAAAAGGACACTCTTGAACTGGGGCTTTGACCTCAAACCTCCAGGGATACATCCTAATGGATTGGGCTGGAACATAGGAAGAACTCCTTTATTGTGGGTGTAGGTTACCAAGCAGCCTAGTCTTTCCTCCTAAATCCATGCTCCTGGCTCTGATCCTATCTATAACTGCGAAGTCCAGGAAACGCCAATACAGAGCCCATCGGCCAGCATGAAGGGAGCACCTGCTAGTTTATACCCTTTCTGCTAAGATTCTCTTCCTAGAAAGTAAAACTCAATCCATGTCCTTGACCTTGTCCAACTAGTTGCAGTATACTCACCTCAGAGGTGAAATTGGAGGTGGGAAAAGAAGGGGGATCTCTGACTTTCTCTGAAGCCCACCATTAGGTATATCTGAAGGCACCTTAGTGTAGAACATTCATTAAAGTTTGTTTCCTTACCTTGTTCTCATTCAACTCCTAGAAGGATTAGCTGTGCCTACTGCCTCCTCTTTCTTACCATTTACTTCTGAAGAATATCTTCTCCCTGCTGTTCCAGTGAAACTGCTTACTGCCCTGTGAAACCCAAAGGATATTCTCAGTCCTTAACTTGACCTTTCTGCTACATGTGGCAGTATCTCCCACCCCCTTTTAGAACTTtataatttaaagttttttttaattctggtggCATCTTTTCTTTACATGAAATAGTTCAGGCATACCAAAAAAGTATAGAGAGTAATATAGTGAACACCCATGTATGCCTACCcagcttaagaaataaaacatgagATACAATTAAAACTTCTGTGTAGTGCTTCCCAACTCATTCCCCTCCGTCCCCTCCAGGTGGCCATtatcctggttttggtattattattCCTATGCCTTCATGTATTTTTACTGCATATTTACATATCCATTAAAAAACATGGTATTGTTTTTGCAtgttatatatacgtatatatacacacgcacacacagacatataggAGCCCTGGAGATGCGTTAAacattaagctgctaaccaaaaggtcagtagttcaaatccacagccactccttggaaaccctatggggcagttctactctgtcttatagggtcgctatgagttggaatcaacaatatccctccaaaaaaaaaaattgccttcaacTCAATCCCACCTTGTACTGaccttatatatatatgaatcctgggtggcacaaatggttaagtgtttggctgctaaccaaaaggttggctattcaaatccacacagcagaacctcaaaagaaaggcctggcaagctacttccaaaatatcacagccattgaaaaccctatggagcacagttctgctctgatctgatacacatgagttggaactgactccatggcaagtagtttggttttatgtatattgATATATGTGTGTAGCAGCACAAggggagggcacagctggcaaacaaacatagaagacgTGTGCTGTTtgtgtatatacatgcacacatatatatctacataaatataaaaccaaactctctctctctatatatatataaaaccctggtggcatagtggttaagagctacagctgctaaacaaaaggccagcagctcaaatccaccaggcactcctttgaaactctatggagcagttctactctgtcctacagggttgctgtaagtcagaattgacttgatggcaacgagtttggtttatatatgtatatagttgttgttaggtgccatcaagttggttccgactcataacaaccctttgtacagcagaacaaaatactgcctggtcctgtgccatcctcacagtcattgttttgcttgagcccattgttgcagccgctgtgtcagtccatatcgttgagtgtcttcctcttttttgctgaccctctactttaccaagcatggtgcccttctccagagactggtccctcctgataacatgtccaaagtatgtgagaggcagtcttgccatccttgctcctatggagctttctagctgtacttcttccaagacaggtttgtttgttcttttggcagtccatggtatattcaatattctttgccaacactataatgcaaaggtgtcaattcttctttggtcacatatatgtgtatgtgtatatgtatatacacacatatattaaaTCTTCTGCAAGTTGACTTTTTGCTAAACCTTACGTTTTTTAGATATTCCTATATTGATACCCGTAGCTTTAGGTCATTGATTTTTAactgctgtatagtattccatgtACCACATTTGATCTAATTTCCTTTGGCTGCTCCCAGTGTTTTGCTATTACAacagttctgcaatgaacattgttcTACAAGTCTCCTTGAGCACTTGTGTGAGTTTTTCAATtctgtatacctaggagtagagcTGCAGGATCTTAGCATATGTATATCTCCAtctttatttaatattattaagTTACTCTCCATTGTGGTTGTTCCAATATACTTACTTTAATTGTAGGTCTTTATGTACATTatcttttatcttcattaaaaCCCTGCAAAATAGAAATTACcatcttcattttaaagatgagaaaaattaAAGCTCAGAGAAAGTACAGTAGGTCATTTATCTAAGGTCACAGAGCTCCTAAGTAGCAAAGCCAGGATTGGACTCCAAACCCAATGTTCTCTCCTCTCCTTACACCAGAGTTTATAAGGGGAGCAGTCATCATTCATAATGCTAAAGCCAGAGAGAGGCCAAGAAGGATGAGGTCTGAATAGCAGTTACTAGATTTAAGAGCACAGAGCTCATAGGTGTCCTTGCTGAGTGCAGATGGGCAGACACCAGGCTGCAGGGGGTTGAAGAGTTGAAGAGGTAGACAGCCTGGCAAAGAACAGGGGTAAGAGATTGGCAGTGTTAGATGGGGAAGTGAGGGGACGGTGGTATCAGAAGATAAGTCAAAGTGGTCTGACTGGGTGAGCTGGCTGGCATCACTCTAGCTCTTCAGTCATTGGTTGTCTCCTCATTTGTTTCTTGGTGTTTGCTGGATGTGTAGCCCTGGAGGCACATAGGTAAGCAGAACATGATCTTTATCTCTGAGTAGGGACTCCCATTCTGGGGGAGACCGAGATGTCCCAGCTTCCAGGCAAGATCCTGGGGCCTGGGAATGCATGTCCTGGGGACTCCAGAGCCTCCAGAAAACCAGGtgagatttccaaggagaggatggGGAAGCAGGGAGAGAAACTGCACACCAGGGCTTGGAAGCTGGCAGAGATTTGCATGCCTGCCTGTTCTCCTGCCTCTCAGCCCCCTTCTCAGAGAGAAAGACAGTGCAGTAGCCCAGTCCAGCCTTGTTTCCAGATCTCCTTCTCCCCTCTGCCACCTCCTCCCTAGCTTCAGGAACCTGTGCTGAGACTGGGTTTGCATTGAAATTGGATTATCAGCAAACATATGGGAGTTTAAGTGACTCTCTATCAGTAACCTCCTTCTCCTCTCCACAGATAATCTGATCAAAGCCATCTTGTCAGTCACCAAAGAGTACCGCCTGACCCCTGCCTTGGACAGGTGAGCCACTCGCAAACCACCCTCCTGCCTCGATCTGCCTGGTATGTGCAGAGAAGTTCAGGCCCAGAGGCCTTTCCTGGACATGGTCAGGTTCTCCAGCATATCTACACATGCACATACAGTACGCACACTGGCACAGGTGGAGCAGACAAGGTGGACTAGTCCACTGGGCTTGCACCCTGAGTCTGTAAGCACTTAGCAAGGGTATCCAGTCCTCAGACTTCAGAGGTTTGAGGGTAAGAACTGAAGACACTCAGCCCAGCATTTGGACTGAGAACCTGGGTGGTGACAGCTGAACGGGACAGGGCTTAAGTCAGCTCTGAAGCTGACAGATCCTGGATGGGCAAAGCCCCAAGGTCAGTAGTAGGAGAAGCAAAATTAGTAGGCCTCCCTGTGTGGCTGCTGGGAGTCTAGGGACTTTTGAGTTGAAAAGAAGCAATCTTAAGTTCTGGAACGTCCAGTCCCATCCCGTTCTCCTTGCTTGTCTGGCCTAGCCCTCAGCTCAGCCTACTTTCCCTTCTCTCCTGAAAGCTTCCTAAACCTCACTGACCCTTGGGGAACCTTCACCCCAGAATGTCATCTCACCAGAACCGCCTTCCTCACCATAGCCAAGGCTAATACACAAGCCCTTCCCATGCCCTTGTTTTTCTTGGGGAGTGTCAGGAACTAGGGAGGACTAGAGCGCCCCAAGCAGCCTGGCGACCACAGTTTGGTTCCTGGCTCCCTCTCAGAAATGCTACCAGAAGCCCAGTGGTCTTCTTCCTCTGTCCTAGCCTGGTCCTGTCTAGGGACATAAGGTCAAGAGCcaaaggggcagggggaagagagacctggtggaCAGCTCTCCACAGAAGCCTCTGCCTCCCCCTCAGCCTCAGCTGCCGCCGCTGCATCATCGTGGGCAATGGAGGTGTCCTTGCCAACAAGTCTCTGGGATCACGAATTGATGACTATGACATCGTGGTCAGGTAAGCTCCCCAAATCAGTGCCTTGGGCACCTGAGTGTCCTGGCCCAAACCCTAAGCCCTGAGCCCATTGAAAattgtccatctgtctgtccatctggcCAGTTGGGCTGGGGTCAACAGAAGGCTTAAGAAAAACCAGGCAACCTGTGCTCTTCGTTCTCTGTACCTGGAGCACTGGGGCATTCTGGGGTCATGATGCCTCCTCAAACACAAGCCCATGTTAATGGAAGTCTTAGAGCTCCTTGGTGCCCCCCTGCCACATGCATGGAGCTCAAGGTAGGCTCTCATTGGGCCTGCTCTCTGTAGACTGAACTCAGCACCAGTGAAAGGCTTTGAGAAGGATGTGGGCAGCAAAACAACCCTGCGCATCACCTACCCTGAGGGCGCCATGCAGCGGCCTGAGCAATATGAACGTGATTCTCTCTTTGTCCTCGCTGGCTTCAAGTGGCAGGACTTCAAGTGGTTGAAGTACATCGTCTACAAGGAGAGAGTGGTGAGCTCCCTGTGTGCACCACCTACTTCCCCTTCTTGACCTGGGCCTTTCTCTGGCTTTCCCCAGCTTCCAAGTCAGCCCCTTTCCCTGGAACCCAGCAAAGGACAAGAAGGAACCTTTCAAAGAAGCATTAATAACCCAAAGCTGAAAGATATCCAAACACAACCAAGGGACAGAGGCCCTGGACTTGCTATGCCTGATATCTGCTACCTACCCCCAGATACCCAGGCTCCAGGTCCTTTCTTGGCTGGCCTTCTCTAGCTAGACCCTGATCCTGGGGGCCCTTCCCTGGCCTTAGATCCCCAGGGTGAGAAAAGCTTTTACCTGGCTCAGCCCAGCAGTACTCTAAATCTTCACACTCTCCTGCCTTGACCTTGTAGTTGCCTCCCTAGCACCCTCTTACCCTCTGTGAGGCCTCTCTGACTCCAGTCTTATAGCTCTTACCCTCATTCTCAGccagggaaggaaggcctacttgGGCCCTGGGGCCATTCTACAGGGATAGCAGACCCTTCAATCAGAGGGTGCCAACTCCCAAACTCTTTAAGTTCTGGCCTCTCTCCACTTTGTACTTTTACTACTGCCCTGTAGCAGGGTCCCCTACCTGCCACTCAGCCTGAGTCTACCCTTCAGGGATGATCAGATTCTGTACTCATTGTTCCAGGCAGGCAAAGGTCTAGGCCCATTTCTTTTGGGAACTTGTATGACAGAGTAGGGTCAGACTGCTCCTTAGTAGACCACCCACTGAGCTTCCTCTTGAGACCTCTATTTCTCAGCTCCAGGCCTACAGGGACACCTGCCAACTTGTCCGGTTGCACCCCCACAACCAGCTGTCAGCAGCTGCCCCCGTCCCGGGTAGGGGTACTGCAAAGTTCAGGTCATTCATCTTCCAATACCCAAGCCTCTTAACAGAGGAGGATGATGACAGATGGCCCTCTGCCTACAGCAAGAAGCTGGTTGTTTTTTCTGGAGGTTTAGAGGAGAGTTGGGGGTGGGAACAGCTTAACCTGCATGCGGGGGTCTCAGTATAATTTGGTTTAACTCCACAGCCTTTACCAAGCAAGGCGAAGTGCAGGCAGTGACAAGTAGGTAGCAAGCAAGAGAGAAGACAGAAGTCAGGTCGAGAAATTCAGGTAGGTGGGACAGTGGGCAAGGGGAGCCCACCTCAGAACCAGGCTGAATGAAGCAGCCAGGCTCCACTGGGTCCAGGCCAGTTCCCTGAAGAAACAAAAGGGCCGGGCAACAGAGTGATCTGGCTTTGGCCAGCCCTAGCTGCAAGCAGGCCCATACAAACCAGCAGAGAATGGGGGTGGACGGGTAACCCAATGTTTTCTGAACTCTATGGCCTGAGACAGTAGCATCCTCAGAGCCTTCCTCTTTGTCTTGAGGACAATAGAATTGTGATTGCAGGTA
This DNA window, taken from Elephas maximus indicus isolate mEleMax1 chromosome 3, mEleMax1 primary haplotype, whole genome shotgun sequence, encodes the following:
- the ST3GAL3 gene encoding CMP-N-acetylneuraminate-beta-1,4-galactoside alpha-2,3-sialyltransferase isoform X7, which produces MGLLVFVRNLLLALCLFLVLGFLYYSAWKLHLLQWEDSKYDRLGFLLKLDSKLPAELATKYANFSEGACKPGYASALMTAIFPRFSKPAPMFLDDSFRKWARIREFVPPFGIKGQDNLIKAILSVTKEYRLTPALDSLSCRRCIIVGNGGVLANKSLGSRIDDYDIVVRLNSAPVKGFEKDVGSKTTLRITYPEGAMQRPEQYERDSLFVLAGFKWQDFKWLKYIVYKERVSWTHNIQREKEFLRKLVKAHVITDLTSGI
- the ST3GAL3 gene encoding CMP-N-acetylneuraminate-beta-1,4-galactoside alpha-2,3-sialyltransferase isoform X6; amino-acid sequence: MGLLVFVRNLLLALCLFLVLGFLYYSAWKLHLLQWEDSNSVALSFDSAGQTLGSEYDRLGFLLKLDSKLPAELATKYANFSEGACKPGYASALMTAIFPRFSKPAPMFLDDSFRKWARIREFVPPFGIKGQDNLIKAILSVTKEYRLTPALDSLSCRRCIIVGNGGVLANKSLGSRIDDYDIVVRLNSAPVKGFEKDVGSKTTLRITYPEGAMQRPEQYERDSLFVLAGFKWQDFKWLKYIVYKERVSWTHNIQREKEFLRKLVKAHVITDLTSGI
- the ST3GAL3 gene encoding CMP-N-acetylneuraminate-beta-1,4-galactoside alpha-2,3-sialyltransferase isoform X8, which encodes MGLLVFVRNLLLALCLFLVLGFLYYSAWKLHLLQWEDSKYDRLGFLLKLDSKLFSKPAPMFLDDSFRKWARIREFVPPFGIKGQDNLIKAILSVTKEYRLTPALDSLSCRRCIIVGNGGVLANKSLGSRIDDYDIVVRLNSAPVKGFEKDVGSKTTLRITYPEGAMQRPEQYERDSLFVLAGFKWQDFKWLKYIVYKERVSWTHNIQREKEFLRKLVKAHVITDLTSGI